Proteins co-encoded in one Streptomyces roseochromogenus subsp. oscitans DS 12.976 genomic window:
- the ettA gene encoding energy-dependent translational throttle protein EttA, translated as MAEFIYTMRKARKAHGDKVILDDVTLNFLPGAKIGVVGPNGAGKSTVLKIMAGLEQPSNGDAFLSPGYSVGILLQEPPLNEEKTVLENVQEGVAEIKGKLDRFNEIAEQMATEYTDALMDEMGKLQEELDHANAWDLDAQLEQAMDALGCPPGDWPVTNLSGGEKRRVALCKLLLEQPDLLLLDEPTNHLDAESVNWLEQHLAKYPGTIVAVTHDRYFLDNVAGWICEVDRGRLHGYEGNYSKYLETKASRLKVEGQKDAKRQKRLKEELEWVRSNAKGRQAKSKARLARYEEMAAEADKMRKLDFEEIQIPPGPRLGNVVVEVDQLNKAFGEKILVDGLSFTLPRNGIVGVIGPNGAGKTTLFKMIQGLETPDSGDIKVGETVKISYVDQTRANLDPKKTLWEVVSDGLDYINVGQVEMPSRAYVSAFGFKGPDQQKPTGVLSGGERNRLNLALTLKQGGNLLLLDEPTNDLDVETLSSLENALLEFPGCAVVVSHDRWFLDRVATHILAYEGESKWFWFEGNFESYEKNKVERLGPDAARPHRATYKKLTRG; from the coding sequence TTGGCTGAGTTCATTTACACCATGCGCAAGGCGCGCAAAGCGCACGGCGACAAGGTGATCCTCGACGACGTCACCCTGAACTTCCTGCCGGGTGCCAAGATCGGCGTCGTCGGCCCGAACGGTGCCGGTAAGTCGACCGTGCTGAAGATCATGGCTGGTCTTGAGCAGCCGTCGAACGGCGACGCGTTCCTGTCGCCGGGCTACAGCGTGGGCATCCTGCTGCAGGAGCCCCCGCTGAACGAGGAGAAGACCGTCCTGGAGAACGTCCAGGAGGGTGTCGCCGAGATCAAGGGCAAGCTCGACCGGTTCAACGAGATCGCCGAGCAGATGGCGACCGAGTACACCGACGCGCTCATGGACGAGATGGGCAAGCTCCAGGAGGAGCTGGACCACGCCAACGCCTGGGACCTCGACGCCCAGCTCGAACAGGCCATGGACGCGCTCGGCTGCCCGCCCGGCGACTGGCCCGTCACCAACCTCTCCGGTGGCGAGAAGCGCCGCGTCGCGCTCTGCAAGCTGCTGCTGGAGCAGCCCGACCTGCTCCTCCTCGACGAGCCCACCAACCACCTCGACGCCGAGTCGGTGAACTGGCTGGAGCAGCACCTCGCCAAGTACCCGGGCACCATCGTGGCCGTCACCCACGACCGGTACTTCCTCGACAATGTCGCGGGCTGGATCTGTGAGGTCGACCGCGGCCGCCTCCACGGCTACGAGGGCAACTACTCCAAGTACCTGGAGACCAAGGCCTCCCGCCTCAAGGTCGAGGGCCAGAAGGACGCCAAGCGGCAGAAGCGGCTCAAGGAAGAGCTGGAGTGGGTGCGGTCGAACGCCAAGGGGCGGCAGGCCAAGTCCAAGGCGCGTCTGGCGCGGTACGAGGAGATGGCCGCCGAGGCCGACAAGATGCGGAAGCTGGACTTCGAGGAGATCCAGATTCCGCCGGGGCCGCGGCTCGGCAACGTCGTCGTCGAGGTCGACCAGCTCAACAAGGCCTTCGGCGAGAAGATCCTCGTCGACGGGCTGAGCTTCACGCTGCCGCGCAACGGCATCGTGGGCGTCATCGGCCCCAACGGCGCCGGCAAGACCACGCTGTTCAAGATGATCCAGGGGCTGGAGACCCCGGACTCCGGCGACATCAAGGTCGGCGAGACCGTCAAGATCTCCTACGTGGACCAGACCCGCGCCAACCTCGACCCGAAGAAGACGCTGTGGGAGGTCGTGTCCGACGGGCTCGACTACATCAACGTCGGCCAGGTCGAGATGCCGAGCCGGGCCTACGTGTCCGCCTTCGGCTTCAAGGGTCCGGACCAGCAGAAGCCGACCGGTGTCCTCTCCGGCGGTGAGCGCAACCGCCTCAACCTGGCGCTGACCCTGAAGCAGGGCGGCAACCTGCTGCTCCTCGACGAGCCCACCAACGACCTCGACGTCGAGACCCTCAGCAGCCTGGAGAACGCGCTGCTGGAGTTCCCCGGCTGCGCCGTGGTCGTCTCCCACGACCGCTGGTTCCTCGACCGCGTCGCCACGCACATCCTCGCCTACGAGGGTGAGTCGAAGTGGTTCTGGTTCGAGGGCAACTTCGAGTCGTACGAGAAGAACAAGGTCGAGCGGCTCGGCCCGGACGCCGCGCGTCCGCACCGCGCCACCTACAAGAAGCTGACCCGGGGCTGA
- a CDS encoding acyl-CoA thioesterase yields MRHIYRCPLRWSDMDAYGHVNNAIFLRYLEEARIDFTSLRGAESKQGSVVARHEIDYRRQLVHRPTPVDIELWVTEIKAASFTVSYEVKDADAIYVTARTVVVPFDFERQRPRRITEGEREFLQRYTDEAAEEAVAA; encoded by the coding sequence TTGCGCCACATCTACCGCTGCCCGTTGCGCTGGTCGGACATGGACGCGTACGGACACGTCAACAACGCGATCTTCCTCCGCTATCTGGAGGAGGCCCGTATCGACTTCACGTCCCTCAGGGGCGCGGAGTCCAAGCAGGGGTCCGTGGTGGCGCGCCATGAGATCGACTACCGCCGCCAGCTCGTCCACCGGCCCACGCCCGTGGACATCGAGCTGTGGGTCACGGAGATCAAGGCCGCCTCCTTCACCGTCTCCTACGAGGTGAAGGACGCGGACGCGATCTATGTGACGGCCCGGACCGTGGTCGTCCCGTTCGACTTCGAGAGGCAGCGGCCGCGCCGGATCACCGAGGGGGAGCGGGAGTTCCTCCAGCGGTACACGGACGAGGCTGCCGAGGAGGCCGTCGCCGCATGA
- a CDS encoding globin: MTEIRRGTLQEQTFYEQVGGEETFRRLVHRFYEGVAEDPILRPMYPEEDLGPAEERLALFLMQYWGGPTTYSDNRGHPRLRMRHAPFTVDRAAHDAWLRHMRVAVDELGLSEEHETTLWNYLTYAAASMVNTPE; this comes from the coding sequence GTGACAGAGATTCGGCGCGGCACGCTTCAGGAGCAGACCTTCTACGAGCAGGTCGGCGGGGAGGAGACCTTCCGGCGGCTCGTCCACCGTTTCTACGAGGGAGTCGCCGAGGACCCGATCCTGCGGCCGATGTACCCGGAGGAGGACCTGGGCCCGGCCGAGGAGCGGCTCGCCCTGTTCCTGATGCAGTACTGGGGCGGCCCCACCACCTACAGCGACAACCGCGGCCACCCACGGCTGCGGATGCGGCACGCCCCGTTCACCGTGGACCGCGCGGCGCACGACGCCTGGCTGCGGCACATGCGGGTGGCCGTCGACGAACTCGGGCTGTCCGAGGAGCACGAGACGACGCTGTGGAACTATCTGACGTACGCGGCCGCGTCGATGGTGAACACGCCAGAGTGA
- a CDS encoding methyltransferase domain-containing protein: MGMGVGLGAYDTGIEALAAVARAALVREIDAEGAFAGDPVWREAFAAVPRHPFVPYYYVAGRRGHERRWGESPDREARERWVRGAYEDVPLATRLRDGELVSSSSQPSLMARMLVALQVADGNRVLEVGAGTGYNAALLAFRLGDDGLVTTIDLEPEITESARRHLDAVGFHPAVVTGDGARGAPERAPFDRIIATCELPTVPRAWLAQCRPGARILTPLATGLLALTVRDAAHAEGGFLPTAAYFVPLRGEGRVEPEDVSLAGLPDRAREQETFRFLLALTRGTLDPREAYALWEREGVPERERYGVTVDGEHARAWLDDPAGPYAWPLP, translated from the coding sequence ATGGGTATGGGTGTGGGCCTGGGTGCATACGACACCGGGATCGAGGCCCTGGCCGCCGTCGCGCGGGCCGCGCTGGTGCGGGAGATCGACGCCGAGGGAGCCTTTGCCGGGGACCCGGTGTGGCGGGAGGCGTTCGCGGCGGTGCCCCGGCATCCGTTCGTGCCCTACTACTACGTCGCCGGGCGGCGCGGCCACGAGCGCCGCTGGGGCGAGAGCCCCGACCGGGAGGCTCGCGAGCGCTGGGTGCGCGGCGCTTACGAGGACGTGCCGCTGGCCACCCGGCTGCGCGACGGCGAGCTGGTCTCCTCCAGCAGCCAGCCCTCCCTGATGGCGCGGATGCTGGTCGCGCTGCAGGTGGCGGACGGGAACCGGGTGCTGGAGGTGGGCGCGGGCACCGGCTACAACGCGGCCCTGCTCGCTTTCCGGCTCGGCGACGACGGCCTCGTCACCACCATCGATCTGGAGCCGGAGATCACCGAGTCCGCCCGCCGGCACCTGGACGCGGTCGGCTTCCATCCGGCCGTCGTCACCGGCGACGGCGCGCGCGGAGCGCCCGAACGCGCCCCCTTCGACCGGATCATCGCCACCTGCGAGCTGCCCACCGTCCCGCGCGCCTGGCTCGCCCAGTGCCGCCCCGGCGCCCGGATCCTGACCCCGTTGGCCACCGGCCTGCTCGCGCTCACGGTCCGGGACGCGGCACACGCCGAGGGCGGATTCCTGCCCACGGCCGCCTACTTCGTACCGCTGCGCGGCGAGGGCAGGGTGGAGCCGGAGGACGTGTCGCTCGCCGGGCTGCCGGACCGGGCCCGCGAGCAGGAGACGTTCCGCTTCCTGCTCGCGCTGACCCGGGGCACCCTCGATCCGCGGGAGGCCTACGCGCTGTGGGAGCGCGAGGGCGTGCCGGAGCGGGAGCGGTACGGCGTCACGGTCGACGGCGAGCACGCCCGGGCCTGGCTGGACGACCCGGCGGGGCCGTACGCCTGGCCGTTGCCGTGA
- a CDS encoding FHA domain-containing protein produces SGPPGFGGTPGQGPVPGAPGAPGGPSGFGGGPGQGPGGPGAPGGPSGFGGGPGQGPGQGQGPGAPAPFGREPSGPGAPTPPGPPQGGPGAPGPSGFGGDPSRPVPPGPGAVPGGASQAYAQSGPPAPPAFPGETRRPPVGGGDDDWMISPPSSTGPSGGPGGGYGYPQPGATQAPPSSAGPAGGPGGGYGYPQPGATQAPPPVPGFPQQPAGPVTWTATIGPDRDYFMAMMQRSGPEAAGLNLPAYSPEQQRTLSGNQLTIGRRRHSTGDTPDIDLSVPPEDPGVSHQHAVLVQQPNGSWAVVDQNSTNGTTVNMSEEPIQPFVPVPLQDGDRVHVGAWTTITIRRA; encoded by the coding sequence CGTCGGGTCCGCCTGGCTTTGGTGGCACTCCGGGGCAGGGGCCGGTCCCCGGCGCTCCGGGTGCTCCCGGTGGTCCGTCCGGCTTCGGCGGCGGCCCGGGGCAGGGGCCTGGTGGTCCGGGTGCTCCAGGTGGTCCGTCCGGCTTCGGCGGCGGCCCGGGGCAGGGCCCCGGTCAGGGCCAGGGTCCCGGTGCGCCCGCGCCCTTCGGCCGGGAGCCCTCGGGTCCCGGTGCCCCCACTCCTCCCGGCCCGCCGCAGGGCGGTCCCGGCGCGCCCGGTCCCTCCGGGTTCGGCGGCGACCCCTCGCGTCCGGTCCCGCCCGGCCCCGGTGCCGTTCCCGGCGGTGCCTCGCAGGCGTATGCGCAGTCGGGTCCGCCCGCGCCACCCGCGTTCCCGGGTGAGACCCGCCGGCCCCCGGTCGGCGGCGGTGACGACGACTGGATGATCTCCCCGCCGTCGTCCACCGGCCCCTCCGGAGGTCCGGGTGGCGGGTACGGCTATCCGCAGCCGGGCGCGACGCAGGCCCCGCCGTCGTCCGCCGGCCCCGCCGGTGGTCCCGGTGGCGGGTACGGCTACCCGCAGCCCGGAGCCACCCAGGCCCCGCCGCCCGTTCCCGGCTTCCCGCAGCAGCCCGCGGGACCGGTCACCTGGACGGCGACCATCGGTCCGGACCGCGACTACTTCATGGCGATGATGCAGCGCTCGGGGCCCGAGGCCGCGGGCCTGAACCTGCCCGCGTACTCGCCCGAGCAGCAGCGCACGCTCAGCGGCAACCAGCTCACCATCGGCCGCCGCCGGCACTCCACCGGCGACACCCCCGACATCGACCTGTCGGTGCCGCCGGAGGACCCGGGTGTCTCGCATCAGCACGCGGTGCTGGTGCAGCAGCCCAACGGCAGCTGGGCGGTCGTCGACCAGAACTCGACCAACGGCACGACGGTCAACATGTCCGAGGAACCGATCCAGCCGTTCGTGCCGGTTCCGCTGCAGGACGGCGACCGGGTGCACGTGGGCGCCTGGACGACGATCACCATCCGGCGGGCCTAG
- a CDS encoding vWA domain-containing protein — MANFAKSHVPQFSMDVYQNEYLPEGGREVNAIVTVTATGGGTAGGAVLPVHPAGPGRSAAVAIMVDCSGSMDYPPTKMRGARDATAAAIDSLRDGTHFAVIGGTHVAEEVYPGGGGLAIADATTREQAKQALRRLGAGGGTAIGTWLRLADRLLNSDDVTIRHGILLTDGRNEHESPEDLGATLDACAGRFTCDARGVGTDWEVKEVTGIASALLGIADIVADPAGLAADFTQMMETAMGKEVADVALRVWTPVGTTIRFVKQVAPTVEDLTGRRAEAGPRAGDYPTGSWGDESRDYHVCVEVPAAGLGQEMLAARVSLVVPRPGGGSVQNLGAQGLVRAVWTDDMTASTSINPQVAHYTGQAELAQAIQQGLDLRKAGDFDGATAKLGRAVQLANASGNADTAKLLAKVVDVVDAATGTVRLKARVAEADEMTLETRSTKTVRVKK; from the coding sequence ATGGCCAATTTCGCGAAGTCGCATGTGCCGCAGTTCTCGATGGACGTGTACCAGAACGAGTACCTGCCGGAGGGCGGGCGCGAGGTCAATGCCATCGTCACCGTGACGGCGACCGGCGGCGGCACCGCCGGCGGCGCCGTGCTCCCGGTGCACCCGGCCGGGCCCGGCCGGTCCGCCGCCGTGGCGATCATGGTGGACTGCTCCGGCTCGATGGACTACCCGCCGACCAAGATGCGGGGCGCCCGTGACGCCACGGCCGCCGCGATCGACTCCCTGCGCGACGGCACGCACTTCGCGGTGATCGGCGGCACGCACGTGGCCGAGGAGGTCTATCCGGGCGGCGGTGGGCTCGCGATCGCCGACGCCACCACCCGCGAGCAGGCCAAGCAGGCGCTGCGGCGGCTCGGCGCGGGCGGCGGTACGGCCATCGGCACCTGGCTGCGGCTCGCCGACCGGCTGCTGAACTCGGACGACGTCACCATCCGGCACGGCATCCTGCTCACCGACGGCCGCAACGAACACGAGTCGCCGGAGGATCTGGGCGCGACGCTGGACGCGTGTGCCGGACGGTTCACGTGTGATGCGCGGGGTGTGGGCACCGACTGGGAAGTGAAAGAAGTCACAGGGATCGCCTCCGCGCTCCTCGGCATCGCCGACATCGTCGCCGACCCGGCCGGTCTCGCCGCCGACTTCACGCAGATGATGGAGACGGCGATGGGCAAGGAGGTCGCCGACGTCGCCCTGCGGGTGTGGACACCGGTCGGCACGACCATCAGATTCGTCAAGCAAGTGGCGCCCACCGTCGAGGACTTGACCGGCCGCCGCGCCGAGGCCGGGCCGCGCGCCGGGGACTATCCGACGGGGTCCTGGGGCGACGAGTCCCGCGACTACCACGTGTGCGTGGAGGTCCCGGCGGCCGGTCTCGGCCAGGAGATGCTGGCCGCGCGGGTGTCCCTGGTGGTGCCCCGACCTGGGGGAGGATCCGTACAGAACCTGGGCGCGCAGGGCCTCGTACGGGCGGTGTGGACCGACGACATGACGGCCTCCACCTCCATCAACCCCCAAGTCGCCCACTACACCGGGCAGGCCGAACTGGCACAAGCCATACAGCAAGGGCTCGACCTTCGCAAAGCGGGCGATTTCGATGGAGCAACGGCCAAACTGGGGCGCGCTGTTCAACTCGCGAATGCCTCCGGGAACGCCGATACTGCGAAACTGCTTGCGAAGGTGGTGGACGTGGTCGACGCCGCGACAGGTACTGTGCGGTTGAAGGCGAGGGTCGCCGAGGCGGATGAGATGACCTTGGAGACCCGGTCCACAAAGACTGTTCGTGTAAAGAAGTGA
- a CDS encoding PP2C family protein-serine/threonine phosphatase: protein SGTGPEGSDSGAGEPRRPAGSGVRFDRPAQPEEYPLQAPDPRVAENPAVPEEPAQLCVACRAGRVDSDGYCENCGHAQPRERDHMEQESGPVAAVSDRGLRHHRNEDAFTVGHTALPDGTPAVLAVVCDGVSSATRPDDASTAASQAAGDTLLAALPRGTHPQTAMHEAIVAAAQAVNALAEEPATAREHAPHQNAPACTIVGTVVASGLLVVGWVGDSRVYWVPDDRTAPAARLTEDDSWAAQMVAAGLMSEAEAYADERAHAITGWLGADAYELEPHTASFKPDRSGVVVVCTDGLWNYAETAEEMAEAIPRDAAERPLHSARVLVGHALDGGGHDNVTVAVVPFPAPPQGAGSA, encoded by the coding sequence CGTCCGGCACGGGCCCGGAGGGGTCCGATTCCGGCGCCGGGGAGCCGCGGCGGCCGGCCGGGTCCGGGGTGCGCTTCGACCGGCCCGCGCAGCCGGAGGAGTACCCGCTGCAGGCGCCCGACCCGCGGGTGGCCGAGAACCCCGCCGTGCCGGAGGAGCCCGCGCAGCTGTGCGTGGCCTGCCGGGCGGGCCGGGTGGACAGTGACGGCTACTGCGAGAACTGCGGGCACGCCCAGCCTCGCGAACGCGACCACATGGAGCAGGAGTCGGGCCCGGTGGCCGCCGTCAGCGACCGGGGCCTGCGCCACCACCGCAACGAGGACGCCTTCACCGTCGGCCACACCGCGCTGCCCGACGGCACCCCGGCCGTCCTCGCGGTCGTCTGCGACGGCGTGTCCTCCGCGACCCGACCCGACGACGCGTCAACAGCCGCGTCCCAGGCGGCCGGTGACACACTGCTGGCCGCCCTGCCGCGCGGCACGCATCCGCAGACGGCGATGCACGAGGCGATCGTCGCCGCCGCGCAGGCCGTGAACGCGCTCGCCGAGGAACCCGCCACGGCCCGCGAGCACGCCCCGCACCAGAACGCCCCGGCGTGCACGATCGTCGGCACGGTCGTCGCCTCCGGGCTGCTGGTCGTCGGCTGGGTCGGCGACAGCCGGGTCTACTGGGTGCCGGACGACCGCACCGCACCCGCGGCCCGGCTCACCGAGGACGACTCCTGGGCCGCGCAGATGGTCGCCGCGGGGCTGATGAGCGAGGCCGAGGCGTACGCCGACGAACGCGCCCACGCGATCACCGGCTGGCTCGGCGCGGACGCCTACGAACTGGAGCCGCACACCGCCTCCTTCAAGCCGGACCGCTCCGGCGTCGTGGTGGTGTGCACCGACGGCCTGTGGAACTACGCCGAGACGGCCGAGGAGATGGCCGAGGCCATCCCCCGGGACGCGGCCGAGCGCCCGCTGCACAGTGCCCGGGTGCTGGTCGGCCACGCCCTGGACGGCGGGGGCCACGACAACGTAACAGTGGCCGTCGTGCCGTTCCCGGCACCGCCGCAGGGGGCAGGATCGGCCTGA
- a CDS encoding zinc ribbon domain-containing protein — MSQMPQQAALAKCPSCAEPVESGDLFCGACGYDLSVVPAPPRDHPTLTMTGSAGEGPEGVAWPAPEPESSAAPPAVHLPTDLPGTDCGGGPLHDHEPGAAAVSGTAE, encoded by the coding sequence ATGTCGCAGATGCCCCAGCAGGCCGCACTGGCGAAGTGCCCGAGCTGCGCGGAGCCCGTCGAGTCGGGTGACCTCTTCTGCGGAGCGTGCGGGTACGACCTCTCCGTCGTACCCGCGCCGCCGCGGGACCATCCGACGCTGACCATGACCGGCTCAGCCGGGGAGGGCCCGGAGGGCGTTGCCTGGCCCGCCCCCGAACCGGAGAGCTCCGCCGCCCCGCCGGCGGTGCATCTGCCGACCGACCTGCCCGGCACCGACTGCGGCGGCGGACCGCTGCACGACCACGAGCCCGGGGCGGCCGCCGTGTCAGGCACGGCCGAGG
- a CDS encoding serine/threonine-protein kinase, giving the protein MSQPGRSCQRPDCEGSYEDVGGGELYCDTCGLAPVVAAGGPPSGGGMVGSLPTGLTKGAVDSGSSRGSHSSRTSSQSSKSRRSVSGRLSRSLSGRSSGRSVSVRSSGSSSGTSTRGRLGAGLVHVPQVPRPDPRAMVLENPEVPERKRFCSRSDCGAPVGRARGERPGRTEGFCTKCGHPYSFVPKLKAGDVVHGQYEVVGCLAHGGLGWVYLAVDRAVSDRWVVLKGLLDTGDQDAMAAAISERRFLAEIEHANIVRIYNFVEHLDQRTGSLDGYIVMEYVGGKSLKEIANARRTPEGRRDPLPVEQACAYGIEALEALGHLHSRNLLYCDFKVDNAIQTEDQLKLIDMGAVRRMDDDESAIYGTVGYQAPEVAEAGPSVASDLYTVGRTLAVLTFDFQGYTNVYADSLPDPDTIEVFRRYESFYRLLVRATDPDPARRFGSAQEMAEQLTGVLREVVALQSGQPRPALSTQFGPEVRVTDRELFARLDGDVSRLGAREVRKAASAAPALPPAALVRPVDTPAAALALPVPLVDPGDPNAGFLAGLLASAPAELISALEAAPTQTVETRLRQIRARLESGEQQTALTGLAELDEERPDDWRVVWYRGLAGLVTGDFEGAALAFDAIYDAFPGEAAPKLALGLCAEVLGQLDNAAEYYHLVWATDPSFVSAAFGLARVQLAAGNRQFAVRTLESVPESSIHYTAARVAAVRARLRQRTASAGDVPFLDDLTAAAGQVEALDAYGLDPARREELAAEVLGSALDWILSGGQGSRPAAGGRVLLGSGLDERGLRFGLERAYRTLARLAPGGEERIELVERANRYRPRTWV; this is encoded by the coding sequence ATGAGTCAGCCGGGGCGGTCTTGTCAGCGGCCGGACTGCGAGGGGTCGTACGAGGACGTCGGCGGCGGTGAGCTGTACTGCGACACCTGCGGCCTGGCACCGGTGGTGGCGGCTGGGGGTCCCCCCTCGGGGGGAGGCATGGTCGGCTCGCTGCCCACCGGACTCACCAAGGGCGCGGTGGACAGCGGCAGTTCGCGTGGTTCGCACAGCTCGCGTACGTCCTCGCAGTCGTCGAAGTCGCGCCGGTCGGTGTCGGGGCGGCTCTCGCGCTCGCTGTCGGGCCGGTCCAGTGGACGGTCGGTGTCGGTGCGCAGCTCCGGCTCCTCCTCGGGGACGTCCACGCGGGGACGGCTGGGCGCCGGGCTGGTGCACGTGCCGCAGGTGCCGCGGCCCGACCCGCGCGCGATGGTGCTGGAGAACCCGGAGGTGCCGGAGCGGAAGCGGTTCTGCTCGCGCTCCGACTGCGGCGCGCCCGTCGGCCGCGCCCGCGGCGAGAGGCCGGGCCGTACGGAGGGGTTCTGCACCAAGTGCGGGCACCCGTATTCCTTCGTGCCGAAACTGAAGGCCGGGGACGTGGTGCACGGGCAGTACGAGGTCGTCGGCTGTCTCGCGCACGGCGGTCTCGGCTGGGTCTATCTCGCCGTGGACCGGGCCGTCTCCGACCGGTGGGTGGTGCTCAAGGGCCTGCTGGACACCGGCGACCAGGACGCGATGGCCGCCGCGATCTCCGAGCGGCGCTTCCTCGCGGAGATCGAGCACGCCAACATCGTGCGGATCTACAACTTCGTCGAGCACCTCGACCAGCGCACCGGCTCCCTCGACGGCTACATCGTCATGGAGTACGTCGGCGGCAAGTCCCTGAAGGAGATCGCCAACGCCCGCCGCACACCCGAGGGCCGCCGCGATCCGCTGCCGGTCGAGCAGGCCTGCGCTTACGGCATCGAGGCCCTCGAAGCCCTCGGTCATCTGCACAGCCGTAACCTCCTCTACTGCGACTTCAAGGTCGACAACGCCATCCAGACCGAGGACCAGCTCAAGCTGATCGACATGGGCGCGGTGCGCCGCATGGACGACGACGAGTCGGCGATCTACGGCACGGTCGGCTACCAGGCCCCGGAGGTCGCCGAGGCCGGTCCGTCGGTGGCCAGCGACCTGTACACGGTGGGCCGTACGCTCGCGGTGCTCACCTTCGACTTCCAGGGCTACACGAACGTCTACGCCGACTCCCTGCCCGATCCGGACACCATCGAGGTCTTCCGCCGCTACGAGTCCTTCTACCGGCTCCTCGTGCGCGCCACCGACCCCGACCCGGCCCGCCGGTTCGGCTCCGCGCAGGAGATGGCCGAGCAGCTGACCGGTGTGCTGCGCGAGGTGGTCGCACTGCAGAGCGGGCAGCCGCGGCCCGCGCTGTCGACGCAGTTCGGACCCGAAGTGCGGGTCACCGACCGGGAGTTGTTCGCGCGGCTGGACGGTGACGTGTCCCGGCTGGGGGCGCGGGAGGTGCGCAAGGCCGCGTCCGCCGCCCCGGCACTGCCCCCGGCCGCCCTCGTCAGGCCCGTGGACACCCCGGCCGCCGCGCTCGCCCTGCCCGTCCCGCTGGTCGACCCGGGCGACCCCAACGCGGGCTTCCTGGCCGGCCTGCTGGCCTCCGCGCCCGCCGAGCTGATCAGCGCCCTGGAAGCGGCGCCGACGCAGACCGTGGAGACCCGGCTGCGGCAGATCCGCGCCCGGCTGGAGAGCGGTGAGCAGCAGACGGCGCTGACAGGTCTGGCCGAGCTGGACGAGGAGCGGCCGGACGACTGGCGGGTGGTGTGGTACCGGGGCCTGGCCGGGCTGGTCACCGGCGACTTCGAGGGCGCCGCGCTCGCCTTCGACGCGATCTACGACGCCTTCCCCGGCGAGGCCGCGCCCAAGCTGGCGCTCGGTCTGTGCGCGGAGGTGCTGGGCCAGCTGGACAACGCCGCCGAGTACTACCACCTGGTGTGGGCGACCGACCCGAGCTTCGTCAGCGCCGCCTTCGGTCTTGCCCGGGTGCAGCTCGCGGCCGGGAACCGGCAGTTTGCGGTGCGGACGCTGGAGTCGGTGCCGGAGTCGTCCATCCACTACACCGCCGCCCGGGTCGCCGCCGTACGGGCGCGGCTCAGACAGCGCACGGCGAGCGCCGGTGACGTACCGTTCCTGGACGACCTGACGGCCGCCGCCGGGCAGGTCGAGGCGCTGGACGCGTACGGTCTGGACCCGGCGCGGCGTGAGGAGTTGGCGGCGGAAGTGCTCGGCTCGGCGCTGGACTGGATACTCTCCGGAGGTCAGGGCAGCCGGCCCGCCGCCGGCGGACGGGTGCTGCTGGGCAGCGGCCTGGACGAGCGGGGCCTCCGCTTCGGCCTGGAGCGCGCCTACCGCACGCTGGCCCGGCTGGCGCCCGGCGGCGAGGAGAGGATCGAACTGGTGGAACGGGCCAACCGTTACCGCCCCCGGACGTGGGTGTAG